One genomic window of Sphingomonas ginsengisoli An et al. 2013 includes the following:
- a CDS encoding class I SAM-dependent methyltransferase, giving the protein MRFTRLLLTAALLAAPALPAAAAPTPTIAQAVAATGNRSTDNVALDAGRKPAELLSFFGVKRGMRMLDLFGLNGYWAEIDAPVVGPRGHVTVWEPTQFYTQRGLDTWQKGAGKLSNVSVIVSPFEAPVWPAAAYDFALINLDYHDTYWENAQRGVVRQDPNAWLAKLYAAIKPGGTVGVVDHVAAAGSDPRQSVEAFHRIDPAVLRADFERAGFKLEAESALLRNPADDHSKLVFDKSIRGHTDRVVYKFRKPR; this is encoded by the coding sequence ATGCGCTTCACTCGCCTGCTGCTGACCGCCGCCTTGCTCGCCGCGCCGGCGCTGCCCGCCGCCGCCGCGCCGACCCCGACCATCGCGCAGGCGGTGGCGGCGACCGGCAACCGCAGCACCGACAATGTCGCGCTCGACGCGGGGCGCAAGCCGGCCGAACTGCTGAGCTTCTTCGGGGTGAAGCGCGGGATGCGGATGCTCGATCTGTTCGGGCTCAATGGCTATTGGGCCGAGATCGACGCCCCCGTGGTCGGCCCCCGCGGCCATGTGACCGTGTGGGAGCCGACCCAATTCTATACGCAACGCGGCCTCGACACCTGGCAGAAGGGCGCGGGCAAGCTGAGCAATGTGTCGGTGATCGTCAGCCCGTTCGAAGCGCCGGTGTGGCCGGCAGCGGCCTATGATTTCGCGCTGATCAACCTCGACTATCACGATACCTATTGGGAAAATGCCCAGCGCGGCGTCGTGCGGCAGGACCCGAATGCGTGGCTCGCCAAGCTCTATGCGGCGATCAAGCCGGGCGGCACTGTCGGAGTGGTCGACCATGTCGCCGCCGCCGGGAGCGACCCACGTCAGAGCGTCGAGGCCTTTCACCGAATCGACCCGGCGGTGCTCCGCGCCGACTTCGAGCGAGCTGGCTTCAAACTCGAGGCCGAGAGCGCGCTGCTGCGCAACCCGGCGGACGATCACAGCAAGCTGGTGTTTGACAAGAGCATCCGCGGGCACACCGACCGCGTCGTCTACAAGTTCCGCAAGCCGCGATGA
- a CDS encoding dicarboxylate/amino acid:cation symporter: MSDAPAVVADEPVPASGSRGAWLILAALLVGLVLGVLVGKSGDGWKEPLVQAASLVGGLWLDALRMTVIPLVIALLVNGIVGSADAARAGGITAKAIAWFMVFYVFSSAVGGFGMKLLTELFPLPAQGAAALRAGLAGIDQSQAASAVPTVADFFKSIIPTNPVAAAANDQILPLVVFTVVFAFALAKVERDNRRVALSFFQAIGDAMLRVIGWVLWLAPAGVLALAFTVGAGAGGSALGAVAHYVVLVSLLGIVVTIAALLVGLVLARVPPGRLLSAMVGPSAVAISTRSSLASLPAMLEAARRLGVDEGKADILLPMAVALLRATGPAMNVGVAVYVAHWFGIALPLPALIAGIAVGALASIGAVSLPGQLSFYTSIAPIALAMGVPIEPLALLIAVETIPDIIRTLGNVVADVAVTAAIARSEGNTLEAPRPSAVEGAPLVEPPSAATGR, encoded by the coding sequence ATGAGCGACGCGCCAGCGGTCGTCGCTGACGAGCCGGTGCCGGCGAGTGGGAGCCGCGGGGCGTGGCTGATCCTTGCCGCGCTGCTGGTCGGCTTGGTGCTCGGCGTGCTGGTCGGCAAGTCGGGCGACGGCTGGAAGGAGCCGCTGGTCCAAGCCGCGAGCCTCGTCGGCGGGCTGTGGCTTGACGCGCTGCGGATGACCGTCATCCCGTTGGTGATCGCGCTCTTGGTCAACGGCATCGTCGGCAGCGCCGATGCGGCGCGCGCGGGCGGGATCACCGCCAAGGCGATCGCCTGGTTCATGGTGTTCTACGTCTTCTCGTCGGCGGTCGGCGGGTTCGGGATGAAGCTGCTGACCGAGCTGTTTCCGTTGCCTGCCCAGGGCGCGGCGGCGCTGCGGGCAGGGCTGGCCGGCATCGACCAGAGTCAGGCGGCGAGCGCAGTTCCGACCGTCGCCGATTTCTTCAAGTCGATCATCCCGACCAACCCGGTTGCGGCCGCCGCCAACGACCAAATCCTGCCGCTGGTGGTGTTCACCGTGGTGTTCGCCTTCGCGCTGGCGAAGGTGGAGCGCGACAACCGGCGGGTGGCGCTGTCCTTTTTCCAAGCGATCGGCGACGCGATGCTGCGGGTGATCGGCTGGGTGCTGTGGCTGGCGCCAGCCGGGGTGCTGGCGCTGGCGTTCACCGTCGGCGCGGGGGCCGGCGGCTCGGCGCTCGGCGCGGTGGCGCATTATGTGGTGCTGGTCTCCTTGCTCGGGATCGTGGTGACGATCGCTGCGCTCCTGGTCGGGCTGGTGCTGGCGCGGGTGCCCCCTGGACGGCTGCTGAGCGCGATGGTCGGCCCGTCAGCGGTCGCCATTTCGACCCGCTCGTCGCTGGCGTCGCTGCCGGCGATGCTTGAGGCCGCGCGGCGACTGGGGGTCGACGAGGGCAAGGCCGACATCTTGCTGCCGATGGCGGTGGCGCTGCTGCGCGCGACGGGGCCGGCGATGAACGTCGGGGTGGCGGTCTATGTCGCGCACTGGTTCGGGATCGCGCTGCCGCTGCCGGCACTGATCGCCGGGATCGCGGTGGGTGCGCTGGCGTCGATTGGCGCGGTGAGCCTGCCGGGGCAGTTGAGCTTCTACACCTCGATTGCGCCGATCGCGCTGGCGATGGGGGTGCCGATCGAGCCACTGGCGCTGCTCATCGCGGTGGAGACCATCCCCGACATCATCCGCACGCTCGGCAATGTCGTCGCCGACGTGGCGGTGACTGCGGCGATTGCGCGCTCGGAGGGCAACACGCTCGAGGCGCCTCGGCCGTCTGCCGTCGAGGGAGCGCCGTTGGTCGAACCGCCGAGCGCCGCCACCGGCCGGTAG
- a CDS encoding LytR/AlgR family response regulator transcription factor produces MDEPSLRVLVVDDEPLATERLQLLLARCDGVDLVGTASDGESAVRMSEALEPDLLLLDIAMPGLDGIDVARALGARRPSPAVVFVTAFDQFAVAAFEVEAVDYLMKPVDPARLERALGRARDHVQRLTAAPVTDTAAATGGRYLDEFWASDLSGLVRIAVRDIDRVSAERDYMRLHVGPRSWLIHHSMAALEEGLDPELFVRLHRSAIVRRDFISGFLRNPSGRWIARLADGVEQPVGRLYADSVRAIAGR; encoded by the coding sequence ATGGATGAACCCTCGCTTCGCGTGCTGGTCGTCGACGACGAACCGCTCGCCACCGAACGCCTGCAACTGCTGCTCGCCCGCTGCGACGGGGTCGACCTCGTCGGCACCGCCTCGGATGGCGAGAGCGCGGTCCGGATGAGCGAAGCGCTCGAGCCGGACCTGCTGCTGCTCGACATCGCCATGCCCGGGCTCGACGGGATCGACGTCGCCCGCGCGCTCGGCGCCCGGCGGCCCTCCCCCGCGGTGGTGTTCGTCACCGCCTTCGACCAGTTCGCGGTCGCCGCCTTCGAGGTCGAGGCGGTCGACTATCTGATGAAGCCGGTCGACCCGGCCCGGCTCGAGCGCGCGCTCGGCCGCGCCCGCGACCACGTCCAGCGCCTCACCGCCGCGCCGGTGACCGACACCGCGGCAGCCACCGGCGGCCGCTACCTCGACGAGTTCTGGGCCTCGGACTTGAGCGGCCTCGTCCGCATCGCGGTCCGCGACATCGACCGCGTCTCGGCCGAGCGCGATTACATGCGTCTCCACGTCGGGCCGCGCAGCTGGCTCATCCACCACAGCATGGCCGCGCTCGAGGAAGGGCTCGACCCCGAACTGTTCGTCCGCCTGCACCGCTCGGCGATCGTCCGCCGCGACTTCATCAGCGGCTTCCTGCGCAACCCCTCGGGCCGCTGGATCGCCCGCCTTGCAGACGGGGTCGAGCAGCCGGTCGGCCGCCTCTACGCGGACAGCGTACGGGCCATCGCCGGCCGCTGA
- a CDS encoding sensor histidine kinase, with protein MNMLSAVDVTGVGPVRNDDRRFADLGRAIVLIVGFWIAYAITVIARAFLGDDPLTVLENKLITLFAGTVLTFGIYTAVQLFAPGPSLGRKAVVALLGSILAAAALATTLVGTEAYMKSSKEEMRFQTREGFMVIQKGDQIRIERRAADPVVLTPPRINEFSQRDRLRFAADTAVVWLFFFVAWSAFYLASVSQRQALALSRRAAQAESAAQSAQVRALRYQVNPHFLFNTLNSLSSLVMTGRAQEAETMILKLSTFFRTSLSVNPTADVTLAEEIALQRLYLDIEKTRFPRRLKVDIDVPAHLSQTLLPALLLQPVVENAIKYGVSATRDKVTLRIAATEPEPGVMQIEITNSGGVALKSPRARAQPESTGVGLTNVCQRLAVRFGQAASCRFGPSGEGGYRVIMTLPMTCDLAKDG; from the coding sequence ATGAACATGCTCTCCGCCGTCGATGTCACCGGGGTCGGTCCGGTCAGGAACGATGACCGCCGCTTCGCCGATCTCGGCCGCGCCATCGTCCTCATCGTCGGCTTCTGGATTGCTTATGCGATCACCGTGATCGCCCGCGCTTTCCTCGGCGACGATCCCCTCACCGTGCTCGAGAACAAGCTCATCACCTTGTTCGCCGGCACCGTCCTTACCTTCGGCATCTATACCGCCGTTCAGCTGTTCGCGCCGGGGCCTAGCCTCGGTCGCAAGGCGGTGGTCGCCCTGCTCGGCTCGATCCTTGCCGCCGCTGCTTTGGCCACGACCCTGGTCGGCACCGAAGCCTATATGAAGAGCAGCAAGGAGGAAATGCGTTTCCAAACCCGTGAGGGGTTCATGGTCATCCAGAAGGGCGACCAGATCCGCATCGAGCGGCGCGCCGCCGATCCGGTCGTGCTGACCCCGCCGCGGATCAACGAGTTTTCCCAGCGCGACCGGCTCCGCTTCGCCGCCGACACCGCCGTCGTCTGGCTGTTCTTCTTCGTCGCCTGGAGCGCCTTCTACCTCGCCTCGGTCAGCCAGCGGCAGGCACTCGCACTATCCCGCCGCGCCGCCCAGGCCGAAAGCGCCGCCCAGTCGGCGCAGGTCCGCGCACTCCGCTATCAGGTCAATCCGCACTTCCTGTTCAACACGCTGAACAGCCTCTCCTCGCTGGTGATGACCGGACGCGCGCAGGAGGCCGAGACGATGATCCTCAAGCTCTCGACCTTTTTCCGCACCAGCCTGTCGGTGAATCCGACCGCCGACGTCACGCTGGCCGAGGAGATCGCCCTCCAGCGCCTCTACCTCGACATCGAGAAGACCCGCTTCCCGCGCCGGCTCAAGGTCGACATCGACGTGCCCGCACACCTCAGCCAGACGCTCCTGCCCGCGTTGCTCCTCCAGCCGGTGGTCGAGAATGCGATCAAGTACGGCGTCTCGGCGACCCGCGACAAGGTAACCCTGCGGATCGCCGCGACCGAGCCCGAGCCGGGCGTGATGCAAATTGAGATCACCAACAGCGGCGGGGTCGCGCTCAAGTCGCCGCGCGCGCGCGCGCAGCCCGAGAGCACCGGGGTCGGCCTCACCAACGTCTGCCAGCGCCTCGCGGTTCGCTTCGGCCAAGCTGCCTCCTGCCGATTTGGCCCCTCGGGCGAAGGCGGCTATCGAGTGATCATGACCCTGCCCATGACGTGCGACCTGGCCAAGGATGGATGA
- a CDS encoding 5' nucleotidase, NT5C type has product MSEPHLFLDCDGVLADFKAGAAKALGMSLAAFDAKHGPNRFWRKLAQFPDFYASLPLMPDAMVLFDGVKHLKPTILTGMPLGNWAAPQKVAWAAAHFPGVPIITCMARDKYRHMTGADVLVDDMLRHRDKWEDAGGIFVHHHDARTSLAVLAQIYPSVKAPA; this is encoded by the coding sequence GTGAGCGAACCCCACCTGTTCCTCGACTGCGACGGCGTGCTGGCCGACTTCAAGGCCGGCGCGGCCAAGGCGCTAGGCATGTCGCTCGCGGCCTTCGACGCAAAGCACGGGCCCAATCGCTTCTGGCGCAAGCTGGCCCAGTTTCCCGACTTCTACGCATCCCTGCCGCTGATGCCCGACGCGATGGTGCTATTTGACGGCGTCAAGCACCTCAAGCCGACCATCCTCACCGGGATGCCGCTCGGCAATTGGGCGGCGCCGCAGAAGGTCGCCTGGGCAGCCGCGCACTTTCCCGGCGTGCCGATCATCACCTGCATGGCGCGCGACAAATATCGCCACATGACCGGGGCCGACGTGCTGGTCGACGACATGCTGCGCCACCGCGACAAATGGGAAGATGCCGGCGGCATCTTCGTCCACCACCACGATGCACGGACGAGCTTAGCCGTCCTCGCGCAAATCTATCCGTCGGTGAAGGCGCCCGCGTGA
- a CDS encoding Mur ligase family protein translates to MSQSSYFFCGVGGSGMLPLACIVRAQGHRVAGSDRALDAGRLAPKFDFLRSLGIQLFSQDGSGLAEGMTLVTSAAVEETIPDVVRARELGLPHLTRPQLLAQLLNAAQRSVAVGGTSGKSTVTGMIGWILFALNRQPTVMNGAVMKNFIAPEAPFASALVGDPELFVSEVDESDGSIALYRPDVAVLNNVSLDHKEMDELRDLFGGFLARAAHAVVNLDDPEARLLAERLGTAIGYGFDSPSAAVRGRDLQLGPDGSRFEVEADGVRWPVQLALPGRHNASNTLAALAAVRALGVPLADAAAAIGRFVGLKRRFETVGSAGGVTVLDDFAHNPDKIAATLATLAARSGRKLIMFQPHGYGPLAKMGEELAATFADGLGADDLLLLSDPVYQGGTVDRSRGSDWLAAAINHAGGTAEHLAARPEIAARLLSEARPGDTIAILGARDDTLSEFAAELVRNLTARS, encoded by the coding sequence ATGAGTCAATCCAGCTACTTCTTCTGCGGGGTCGGCGGCAGTGGGATGTTGCCCCTCGCCTGCATCGTCCGCGCCCAGGGTCACCGCGTCGCCGGCTCCGACCGCGCGCTCGACGCCGGGCGGCTGGCGCCCAAGTTCGACTTCCTCCGCTCGCTCGGCATCCAGCTCTTCTCCCAGGACGGTTCGGGCCTCGCCGAAGGCATGACCCTCGTCACCTCCGCGGCGGTCGAGGAGACCATCCCCGACGTCGTCCGCGCCCGCGAACTCGGCCTTCCTCACCTCACTCGTCCTCAGCTCCTCGCCCAGTTGCTCAATGCCGCGCAGCGCAGCGTCGCCGTCGGCGGGACCAGCGGCAAGTCGACCGTCACCGGGATGATCGGCTGGATCCTGTTCGCGCTAAATCGCCAGCCGACGGTGATGAACGGCGCGGTGATGAAGAATTTCATCGCCCCCGAAGCGCCCTTCGCCAGCGCGCTGGTCGGCGATCCCGAGCTGTTCGTCAGCGAGGTCGACGAGAGCGACGGCTCGATCGCGCTCTACCGGCCCGACGTCGCGGTGCTCAACAACGTCAGCCTCGACCACAAGGAAATGGACGAGCTGCGCGACCTGTTCGGCGGCTTCCTCGCCCGCGCGGCCCATGCGGTGGTCAATCTCGACGACCCCGAAGCCCGCCTCCTCGCCGAGCGGCTCGGCACTGCCATCGGCTACGGCTTCGACAGCCCGTCGGCGGCGGTCCGCGGCCGCGACCTCCAGCTCGGGCCCGACGGCTCGCGCTTCGAGGTCGAGGCCGACGGCGTCCGCTGGCCGGTCCAGCTGGCGCTGCCGGGGCGCCACAATGCGTCGAACACGCTCGCCGCGCTCGCCGCGGTGCGCGCGCTCGGCGTGCCGCTGGCCGATGCCGCCGCGGCGATCGGCCGCTTCGTGGGCCTCAAGCGTCGGTTCGAGACCGTCGGCAGCGCTGGCGGCGTCACCGTGCTCGACGATTTCGCGCACAATCCCGACAAGATCGCCGCCACCCTCGCGACCCTCGCCGCTCGGAGCGGGCGCAAGCTCATCATGTTCCAGCCGCACGGCTACGGCCCGCTGGCCAAGATGGGCGAAGAGCTTGCCGCGACCTTCGCCGACGGGCTCGGCGCCGACGACCTGTTGCTGCTCAGCGACCCGGTCTACCAGGGCGGGACGGTCGACCGCTCGCGCGGTTCAGATTGGCTGGCCGCCGCGATCAACCATGCCGGTGGCACCGCCGAGCATCTCGCGGCCCGGCCCGAGATCGCCGCGCGCCTGCTGTCCGAAGCGCGCCCCGGCGACACCATCGCTATCCTCGGCGCCCGCGACGACACGCTCAGCGAGTTCGCCGCCGAGCTGGTGCGGAACCTCACCGCGCGCAGCTGA
- a CDS encoding LD-carboxypeptidase has product MRIALVAPSCPLKREAAEALTAIVAERGDCELAIHPQCFFSDGHFAGTDAERLAALRAVTDDPAVDAVWFARGGYGSNRIAGAAMGQVSEVARAKRFLGYSDGGFLLAGLQRSGCAVAHGPMAQDVLRPGGAAAIGRALDWLVRQDSAALEPSLSGPSFAFNLTVLSCLLGTELEPDFTGAQLLIEELDEEHYRIDRLMYHLTATSAVRKSAGIRLGRCYVPENDRPFGRDEEAIVREWCERSGVPYRGRADIGHDADNKVVPFPLVAA; this is encoded by the coding sequence ATGCGGATTGCGCTGGTCGCGCCGAGTTGCCCGTTGAAGCGAGAGGCCGCCGAAGCGTTGACGGCGATCGTCGCTGAGCGCGGCGACTGCGAATTGGCGATCCATCCGCAATGCTTTTTCAGCGACGGCCACTTCGCCGGGACCGACGCGGAGCGGCTGGCAGCGCTGCGCGCGGTGACGGACGATCCGGCGGTTGACGCGGTGTGGTTCGCGCGCGGCGGTTACGGGTCGAACCGGATCGCGGGGGCGGCGATGGGGCAGGTCAGCGAGGTTGCGCGGGCCAAGCGCTTCCTCGGCTATAGCGACGGCGGGTTCCTGCTTGCCGGACTGCAGCGGAGCGGCTGCGCGGTGGCGCACGGGCCGATGGCGCAGGATGTGCTGCGGCCGGGCGGAGCGGCGGCGATCGGCCGCGCGCTCGACTGGCTGGTGCGGCAGGATTCGGCCGCGCTTGAGCCGTCGCTCTCTGGGCCGAGCTTCGCCTTCAACCTGACGGTGCTGTCGTGTCTGCTCGGGACCGAACTCGAACCCGATTTCACCGGCGCTCAGTTGCTGATCGAGGAACTGGACGAGGAGCATTACCGGATTGACCGGCTGATGTACCATCTGACCGCGACGTCGGCCGTCCGGAAAAGCGCGGGAATCCGGCTCGGCCGCTGCTATGTCCCTGAAAACGACCGACCCTTCGGGCGCGACGAGGAAGCGATCGTGCGCGAGTGGTGCGAGCGCTCGGGCGTGCCGTACCGGGGCCGCGCGGACATCGGCCATGATGCCGATAATAAAGTCGTCCCATTTCCACTCGTCGCAGCCTGA
- a CDS encoding SWIB/MDM2 domain-containing protein, which yields MAKEASGTGRKAGGGLARPVTPSKDLAEIVGSNPLPRSEVVSKVWDHIRKNNLQNPQNKREIVADDKLKKIFGKDRCTMFEMNKHLSKHLS from the coding sequence ATGGCTAAAGAAGCGAGCGGGACTGGTCGTAAAGCAGGGGGCGGCCTGGCTCGCCCGGTGACTCCGTCGAAGGATCTGGCGGAAATCGTCGGCAGCAATCCGCTGCCGCGCAGCGAAGTCGTCTCGAAGGTGTGGGATCACATCCGCAAGAACAACCTGCAGAACCCGCAAAACAAGCGCGAGATCGTCGCCGACGACAAGCTGAAGAAGATCTTCGGCAAGGATCGTTGCACGATGTTCGAGATGAACAAGCACCTGTCCAAGCACCTGTCGTAA
- a CDS encoding extensin family protein codes for MLRALRWFLVLTVIGIGIIEGKAAYDRRPQDFPWTAFDLDQPTGRFTAAKIAALGEEPRQCRALLAAAGVRDRAAPARRAGPTCGFADGMFILPGGARDSRLSPAGIVTSCPIASALLLWDRRTLQPAAAKLLGSPVAAILHAGSYNCRRINGAEAGAWSEHATADAIDVLGFRLADGRTVSIARDWRGSGREARFLHEVRDGGCGLFTTVLSPDYNAAHRDHLHLDTADRGPVGWNACR; via the coding sequence ATGTTGCGTGCGCTTCGCTGGTTCCTCGTCCTCACCGTCATCGGCATCGGCATCATCGAGGGCAAGGCCGCCTACGATCGCCGCCCGCAGGACTTCCCCTGGACGGCGTTCGACCTCGATCAGCCCACCGGTCGCTTCACCGCCGCCAAGATCGCCGCGCTCGGCGAGGAGCCAAGGCAGTGCCGGGCCCTGCTCGCGGCCGCCGGCGTGCGCGATCGAGCGGCGCCGGCCCGCCGGGCCGGGCCGACCTGCGGCTTCGCCGACGGGATGTTCATCCTTCCCGGCGGCGCTCGTGACAGCCGCTTGAGCCCGGCGGGGATCGTCACCAGCTGCCCGATCGCTTCTGCACTGCTGCTATGGGATCGCCGGACCCTGCAGCCCGCGGCGGCGAAACTGCTCGGCAGCCCGGTCGCGGCGATCCTTCACGCCGGCAGCTATAATTGTCGCCGGATCAACGGCGCCGAGGCCGGCGCGTGGTCCGAACATGCCACCGCCGATGCCATCGACGTGCTCGGTTTCCGGCTTGCCGATGGCCGCACCGTCTCGATCGCGCGGGATTGGCGGGGCAGCGGCCGGGAGGCGCGCTTCCTTCACGAGGTCAGGGACGGCGGCTGCGGCCTCTTCACGACCGTGCTGTCGCCCGACTATAACGCCGCGCACCGCGATCACCTTCACCTCGACACCGCCGACCGTGGGCCCGTCGGGTGGAACGCCTGCCGCTAG
- a CDS encoding NUDIX domain-containing protein: MADDAIPAATLVVMRDMADGPPELLMVTRTARMAFAAGAMVFPGGRIDDGDRALAASDEDAAKVAAIRETIEETGLSVGLPPAAPPSLQEHLHAGAPFADLLDRHGLALDLAALVPFARWKPTFKHTRRFDTLFFLARAPANPPPLRPQPGECDGAEWLTAAAVIARVAAGTANAIFPTVRNLERLAQFASFNDAAAHAAAHPVETISPWIEEAEGEQWLRIPDHLGYPVTRERLSSAVRG, translated from the coding sequence ATGGCCGACGATGCGATCCCTGCGGCGACCCTGGTGGTGATGCGCGACATGGCCGATGGCCCGCCTGAACTGCTGATGGTCACCCGCACCGCCCGGATGGCCTTCGCCGCGGGCGCAATGGTCTTCCCCGGCGGCCGGATCGACGACGGCGACCGCGCGCTCGCCGCCAGTGACGAGGATGCCGCCAAGGTCGCGGCGATCCGCGAGACGATCGAGGAAACCGGCCTCTCGGTCGGCCTGCCACCCGCCGCCCCGCCCTCGCTCCAAGAGCATCTGCACGCAGGCGCGCCCTTCGCCGATCTGCTCGACCGCCACGGTCTTGCCCTCGACCTCGCCGCCCTCGTCCCGTTCGCCCGCTGGAAGCCGACCTTCAAGCACACGCGGCGGTTCGACACCCTCTTCTTCCTCGCCCGCGCGCCGGCCAATCCCCCGCCCCTTCGGCCGCAGCCGGGCGAGTGCGACGGCGCCGAGTGGCTAACCGCCGCCGCGGTAATCGCTCGGGTGGCGGCCGGCACGGCCAATGCGATCTTCCCCACCGTCCGCAATCTCGAGAGGCTCGCCCAATTCGCCTCGTTCAATGATGCCGCCGCACATGCCGCGGCACACCCGGTCGAGACGATCAGTCCGTGGATCGAGGAGGCGGAGGGCGAGCAGTGGCTGCGCATCCCCGACCACCTCGGCTATCCGGTCACCCGCGAGCGATTGAGCTCGGCCGTGCGAGGCTGA
- a CDS encoding amidohydrolase family protein, translating into MTNKLLGVLLLASASIAPAATITKDQLLVPPPTARHFTISSKAGKHGDDWVWTLPDGRVASRMSMSLRGWITEIDQVATLGPDGRPVAVEVRGFTDSGDATESFKVDPAGIAHWQTSVDSGSAPFGAKRYSNYGGPWFDGVDDAAAYLAAGERGIELLPGGKGRLRIVRPVQISGPKGPETIKLAFSDGFGFAPRPVWLTADNKFFGSAGQISLLPEGYEANAERMKAIADAETAKLVRDIAHRFLARENAAPTLFDHVKLFDSVAGRYLADRAVLVANGKVASVGAGGSLRVPVGTRRIDGRGKTLLPGLWDSHQHVGGDDFALLQNVATGMTNYRSPGSLIEDAQSIYQRRAAGDLLAPDGKVSVIIDRKDPLAAQGALTVSSAEETIAAVRKIKAAGLWGAKFYTSMNPAWIAPGAAEAHRLGLHVHGHVPAGMRPLDAVRAGYDEVTHINFIMMQAMPQSVVDKANTAARLEGPAQYGKDVDLDSPAMKAFYAELAQRKTIVDPTLTVWEPLMISDGTSISPEYAPFAPVSPPAVARGWKISGYPLFGNLTRDDFRKSFDKMVGLVGRLHQAGVRIVAGTDGSGLELVRELELYQKAGLTNAEALQTATIIPARMTGMDSRVGSVAPGKTADLILVDGDVERNLGALRQVDKVVLDGVLMDGDALRQAAGFSGRPVAAN; encoded by the coding sequence ATGACGAACAAGCTGCTTGGCGTGCTGTTGCTGGCGAGTGCATCGATTGCGCCGGCGGCGACCATCACCAAGGACCAGTTGCTGGTCCCGCCGCCCACCGCGCGGCATTTCACCATCTCTTCGAAGGCCGGCAAGCATGGCGACGACTGGGTGTGGACGCTGCCCGATGGGCGGGTGGCGTCGCGCATGTCGATGTCGCTGCGCGGATGGATCACCGAAATCGACCAGGTGGCGACGCTTGGGCCCGACGGGCGGCCGGTGGCGGTCGAGGTGCGCGGCTTCACCGATTCGGGCGACGCGACCGAAAGCTTCAAGGTCGATCCGGCGGGGATCGCCCATTGGCAGACCTCGGTCGACAGCGGCTCGGCCCCGTTCGGCGCCAAGCGCTACAGCAATTATGGCGGCCCGTGGTTCGACGGGGTCGACGACGCCGCGGCCTATCTGGCGGCGGGTGAGCGCGGGATCGAGCTACTGCCCGGCGGCAAGGGGCGGCTGCGGATCGTGCGTCCGGTCCAGATCAGCGGCCCCAAGGGCCCGGAAACGATCAAGCTCGCCTTCAGCGACGGCTTCGGCTTCGCGCCGCGGCCGGTGTGGCTGACCGCCGACAACAAGTTCTTCGGCTCGGCTGGGCAGATCAGCCTGCTGCCTGAGGGCTATGAGGCCAATGCTGAACGCATGAAGGCGATCGCGGACGCCGAGACCGCCAAGCTGGTGCGCGACATCGCTCACCGGTTCCTGGCGCGCGAGAATGCGGCGCCGACCCTGTTCGACCATGTGAAATTGTTCGATTCGGTGGCGGGGCGGTATCTCGCCGACCGCGCGGTACTGGTGGCGAACGGCAAGGTGGCGAGCGTCGGCGCCGGCGGCTCGCTGCGGGTGCCGGTGGGCACGCGGCGGATCGACGGGCGCGGCAAGACGCTGCTGCCGGGACTGTGGGATTCGCACCAGCATGTCGGCGGCGACGATTTCGCCCTGCTGCAGAATGTCGCCACGGGGATGACCAATTATCGCAGCCCCGGCTCGCTGATCGAGGACGCGCAGAGCATCTACCAGCGCCGCGCCGCGGGCGATCTGCTCGCCCCCGACGGCAAGGTGTCGGTAATCATCGACCGCAAGGACCCGCTGGCGGCGCAGGGCGCGCTGACGGTCAGCTCGGCGGAAGAGACCATCGCGGCAGTCCGCAAGATCAAGGCGGCGGGGCTGTGGGGCGCCAAATTCTACACCTCGATGAATCCGGCGTGGATCGCGCCCGGCGCGGCCGAGGCGCATCGGCTGGGGCTGCACGTCCACGGCCATGTGCCGGCCGGAATGCGGCCGCTCGACGCGGTGCGCGCGGGTTATGACGAGGTCACGCACATCAACTTCATCATGATGCAGGCGATGCCGCAGTCGGTGGTCGACAAGGCGAACACCGCCGCGCGCCTCGAGGGGCCGGCGCAGTACGGCAAGGACGTCGACCTCGATTCGCCGGCGATGAAGGCGTTCTACGCCGAACTCGCCCAGCGCAAGACGATCGTCGATCCGACGCTAACGGTGTGGGAGCCGCTGATGATCTCGGACGGGACCAGCATCTCGCCCGAATATGCGCCGTTCGCGCCGGTCTCGCCCCCGGCGGTGGCGCGCGGCTGGAAGATTTCGGGCTATCCGCTGTTCGGCAACCTCACCCGCGACGACTTCCGCAAGAGCTTCGACAAGATGGTCGGCCTCGTCGGCCGGCTCCACCAGGCGGGGGTACGGATCGTCGCCGGCACCGACGGCTCGGGGCTCGAACTCGTCCGCGAACTCGAACTCTATCAGAAGGCGGGTCTGACCAACGCCGAGGCGCTGCAGACCGCGACCATCATTCCGGCGCGGATGACGGGGATGGACAGCCGCGTCGGCTCGGTCGCGCCGGGCAAGACGGCGGACCTCATCCTCGTCGATGGGGATGTCGAGCGGAACCTCGGCGCGCTGCGGCAGGTCGACAAAGTGGTGCTCGACGGCGTGCTGATGGACGGCGACGCATTGCGCCAGGCGGCCGGGTTCAGCGGACGGCCGGTCGCGGCCAATTGA